Proteins from one Acropora muricata isolate sample 2 chromosome 9, ASM3666990v1, whole genome shotgun sequence genomic window:
- the LOC136928425 gene encoding trafficking protein particle complex subunit 8-like isoform X1 yields the protein MAQCTQSAHEFIQSAFCPMVAVMCSEDAEKICQKNNLSFVEMVRPFCHLTSEAHIRDPSGVIHPVKNWRIRLVEMSATHPPQHVVNKLLSEVVSRTQPINTDPNSYTPEVQVKASTPWFEAFRDCFFQLVKPSDHEFIRHFLACLIVVSSQHADPMNAFATMSSQQIEQQSEHHGHFKWFSSTVFKYHLLLHDVSGGEESKAEAVYQSMKSVYGQNACHLLQINSVYHTGSNPRPNLPDPWSQFIIPTGEDSLDWDDEEVDQDSQAVDDDPENCAVDENFDPEAAVEETDAGPGRVRNSPAPILIGPLTFDDGDEPEDKLPAKQSPCKLNDKHHHHLASHYRYFSSRHFSGGTRGTAPQRNHGLCLSLSDHDRIKIFVHELGYRGLLQYIEKLMRYLNEQILSRRGLHRSLFSATRKWFGGSKPAGLASRLVPGIIYSSDAPELYQRKLGDLAFLVQNYEFAYNCYHTAKREFNNEHAWFYFAGALEMAAVSAFMTSQRPYPTHYMETAIKTYLNACRQHQFAIRATLLSTEALKSRNVYLDSALQFMRMTAEESDLLCALLLEQAAHCFLHSNPPMIRKYTFNMILAGHRYSKSAQRKHSLRCYRQALHIYNEKSWHLAEDHINFTLGRQSFNLRLLEDAQIFFRQLLEYESLQEPEQQASYLREFLFVFKQLCDMKQKDKSQVNDLPVLPLPVIQQESTRVIPCYQHSMLQSKHQNERLLDGSVGTTNNFFNQSLPLNNQIAKNSNWTSIGHCSFADKFDPKVSRHWIQLEEETHESVSGAPLPPSFRPHVPCLSSKTDNSSRPHCVVKETVGVEVFLKNPLKIPLNLTNLLLLWKFTPKDQATSVSNEVSPRDDVVKTEVITNFDINGSETKAAHFALIPCQAGQLCITGVKYRLSSVAINGPIEEKFSTPPLTNSAMNAVSILGRLELEVKGPRLNNTKAEKTSVIHGKDNRLKLDVVPAMPLLEVSFSGFPSNLLCNEVVQTVAEFTNCSDCCLEKLYITTPNPEFFTFGGISSSSETNGKASGDVPKCKLSASDIRRVSEVPLPGNRLAPGYSTKLPVWIQGRKNAGKSMREVLFYYLSSENTSPKSYRVLQHAFEMTTNSSVAVRATARRNRHSPSSDDQNQLIVALDVESVARGDIARKFLEFSIVQVSCASRNWTLEPLSHHKTDGVVQVRYGETAVVQFKASKRQGLADLPSSSDDLHFSHVCFVKDEIPASCSPWVDFFFRSESWQEQRNLAQSQLSAETTSYDTSQVDIGLIVFWQTSYIDKEFQKQLVNGQNHVTISRLAETVSAVTQAAPVPLPESSSSSETASPPSAFTGVSNSELLVKYSLRHPARVQLDFNTSRLAWVAVELVLHNCCSLPVDVFVELFPRVGNSRPSTETSSGNTTSEQSIAFDSESDLSSKPSLSSFTWVGQTSKRVHLESNGSSSFKFNALISLPGVYNMNNLRVLAKISELHEPEGSLILQKPCPPSFVVVENNFKTHNWQKQV from the exons ATGGCTCAATGCACGCAGAGTGCACACGAGTTCATACAGAGTGCATTTTGCCCTATGGTCGCTGTTATGTGCAGTGAGGATGCCGAGAAAATTTGCCAAAAGAACAACTTAAGTTTCGTGGAAATGGTGCGACCATTTTGTCATCTAACAAGTGAAG CTCATATCCGAGATCCCTCAGGTGTAATCCACCCAGTAAAGAACTGGCGTATTAGACTGGTTGAAATGTCTGCTACTCACCCACCTCAGCATGTTGTCAACAAACTTTTGAGTGAAGTTGTTTCACGCACACAGCCAATTAATACTGATCCCAATTCATATACTCCGGAAGTACAGGTTAAGG CCTCTACTCCGTGGTTTGAAGCCTTTAGAGACTGCTTCTTCCAGCTGGTAAAACCCTCTGACCATGAATTTATCAGGCACTTTTTAGCTT GTCTTATAGTTGTATCATCTCAGCATGCTGACCCCATGAATGCTTTTGCCACCATGAGCTCCCAGCAGATTGAGCAGCAATCAGAACATCATGGACATTTTAAATGGTTCAGCAGCACTGTATTCAAATATCACTTGCTTTTGCATGATGTCAGTGGGGGCGAAGAATCAAA GGCAGAAGCTGTTTACCAGAGTATGAAGTCTGTTTATGGCCAAAATGCTTGTCATCTGCTACAGATTAATTCAGTGTATCACACAGGAAGCAATCCACGACCAAACTTACCTGATCCATGGAGTCAGTTTATTATACCAACTGGCGAAGACAGCCTG GACTGGGATGATGAGGAAGTTGATCAAGACAGCCAGGCTGTGGATGATGATCCCGAGAACTGTGCCGTCGACGAGAACTTTGATCCCGAAGCTGCAGTTGAAGAAACAGATGCGGGACCAGGGCGTGTCCGAAACAGCCCTGCCCCTATTTTAATTGGCCCTCTAACCTTTGACGACGGAGATGAGCCAGAGGACAAGCTTCCAGCAAAGCAGTCGCCCTGCAAATTGAACGACAAACATCATCACCACCTTGCAAGTCATTATCGTTACTTTTCTAGTCGGCATTTCTCGGGTGGCACCAGAGGAACAGCGCCTCAGAGAAATCATGGATTGTGCTTGAGTCTGAGTGATCATGATAGGATCAAAATTTTTGTTCATGAGTTGGGTTATAGGGGTCTTCTCCAGTACATTGAAAAATTGATGAGATACCTTAATGAACAG attCTATCTCGTAGAGGTCTTCATCGCTCCCTCTTCTCCGCAACCAGAAAGTGGTTTGGAGGAAGCAAACCAGCTGGATTGGCTTCTCGTTTGGTACCTGGAATCAT TTACTCAAGTGATGCCCCTGAACTTTACCAGCGCAAACTGGGGGATCTGGCCTTTCTCGTCCAAAACTATGAATTTGCATATAACTGTTACCATACCGCTAAAAGAGAATTCAACAACGAGCATGCTTGGTTTTACTTTGCTGGAGCACTG GAAATGGCAGCTGTATCGGCTTTCATGACGTCACAGCGTCCTTATCCTACCCACTACATGGAAACTGCTATCAAAACGTACCTTAATGCATGCAG ACAACATCAGTTTGCTATCAGGGCAACTCTCCTGAGTACTGAAGCGCTGAAGTCACGCAATGTTTATCTCGACTCTGCCTTGCAGTTTATGCGCATGACTGCTGAG GAATCTGATCTTCTCTGCGCGTTGCTTTTGGAACAAGCAGCACACTGCTTTCTTCATAGTAACCCTCCAATGATACGCAAATACACTTTCAACATGATCTTGGCAGGTCATCGTTACAGCAAATCTGCTCAG AGGAAGCATTCGTTGAGATGTTACCGTCAAGCCCTTCATATTTATAACGAAAAATCATGGCATCTGGCAGAG GATCACATTAACTTTACTCTTGGTCGGCAGTCTTTTAATTTGCGCTTGTTGGAAGATGCGCAAATATTCTTCAGACAACTTTTAGAGTACGAGAGTCTACAAGAACCTGAACAGCAAGCTTCTTACCTCAGAgagtttctgtttgtttttaag CAACTTTGCGACatgaaacaaaaagacaagTCGCAAGTTAACGACTTGCCCGTCTTGCCATTACCAGTGATACAACAAGAGTCTACGAGAGTAATTCCTTGTTATCAACACAGTATGCTTCAAAGTAAACACCAAAACGAGAGACTACTGGATGGTAGTGTCGGAACAacgaataatttttttaatcagtCGCTCCCTCTGAATAATCAAATAGCAAAAAATAGCAATTGGACTTCAATAGGACATTGTTCCTTTGCGGATAAATTCGATCCCAAGGTTTCTCGGCATTGGATTCAGTTGGAGGAAGAGACACATGAAAGTGTCAGTGGCGCACCTTTGCCGCCATCTTTTCGTCCTCATGTACCTTGTTTAAGTTCAAAGACAGATAACAGCTCAAGGCCTCATTGCGTCGTCAAAG AAACTGTTGGTGTTGAGGTTTTTCTGAAGAACCCGTTAAAAATTCCTTTGAATCTGACCAATCTCCTTTTACTTTGGAAGTTTACCCCAAAGGATCAAGCAACTAGCGTATCTAATGAG GTCTCTCCAAGAGATGATGTAGTTAAAACTGAAGTGATCACGAATTTTGATATCAATGGAAGTGAAACAAAGGCT GCTCATTTTGCACTTATACCATGCCAGGCAGGGCAGCTCTGCATTACAGGTGTCAAATATAGGCTGAGTAGTGTGGCTATAAATGGACCGATTGAGGAAAAGTTCTCCACACCGCCCCTCACAAACTCAGCCATGAATGCCGTTAGCATCTTGGGGAGGCTTGAGTTGGAAGTGAAGGGCCCAAGACTAAACAACACAAAAGCGGAGAAGACCAGTGTCATTCATGGAAAAGATAATAGACTGAAGTTGGATGTGGTGCCTGCCATGCCACTTCTTGAG GTTTCTTTTAGTGGATTTCCCTCCAACCTTCTTTGTAATGAAGTCGTGCAAACTGTCGCCGAGTTCACTAACTGCAGCGACTGCTGTCTTGAAAAGCTTTACATCACCACTCCCAACCCGGAATTCTTTACTTTCGGTGGGATATCGTCGTCAAGTGAAACGAACGGAAAAGCGTCTGGAGACGTCCCTAAATGTAAGTTATCTGCCAGCGACATAAGGCGAGTGTCCGAAGTTCCACTCCCAGGCAATAGACTTGCACCTGGATATTCCACTAAGCTGCCAGTTTGGATTCAAGGTCGTAAGAATGCAGGCAAGTCGATGCGGGAGGTGTTGTTTTATTACCTGTCTTCAGAAAACACGTCTCCAAAGAG TTACCGCGTCCTTCAGCATGCGTTCGAAATGACTACCAACAGTTCCGTTGCTGTACGTGCCACTGCAAGGCGAAACAGACACTCGCCAAG CTCTGATGACCAAAATCAACTGATTGTGGCGCTTGATGTGGAAAGTGTAGCTCGG GGTGACATCGCAAGGAAATTTCTAGAATTTTCCATTGTTCAAGTGTCGTGTGCGAGCAGAAACTGGACCCTAGAACCTCTGAGTCACCACAAGACAG ATGGAGTAGTGCAAGTGAGGTATGGAGAAACGGCAGTTGTTCAGTTCAAAGCATCAAAGCGGCAAGG tttagCGGATTTACCTTCATCTTCGGATGATCTTCACTTCAGCCATGTTTGCTTTGTAAAGGATGAA ATTCCCGCCTCGTGTTCTCCATGGGTGGACTTTTTCTTCAGATCAGAGTCGTGGCAAGAGCAGAGAAATCTCGCCCAGAGTCAGTTATCCGCCGAGACGACATCATATGACACATCACAAGTGGATATTGGCTTGATTGTCTTTTGGCAG ACTTCGTACATAGACAAGGAGTTTCAGAAGCAACTCGTCAATGGTCAAAATCATGTGACTATTAGCAGACTGGCGGAAACTGTATCAGCTGTCACACAAGCAGCGCCG GTGCCTCTCCCTGAGTCTTCATCATCGAGCGAAACAGCCTCGCCGCCCAGTGCCTTCACTGGTGTCAGCAACAGCGAATTACTGGTCAAATATTCATTGCGGCATCCAGCGCGTGTTCAACTTGATTTTAACACTAGCAG attggCATGGGTTGCTGTTGAATTGGTGTTACACAACTGTTGCTCTTTACCTgttgatgtgtttgtagaacTATTCCCAAG AGTTGGAAACTCGAGGCCAAGCACTGAAACGTCATCGGGTAACACGACATCAGAACAGTCCATCGCCTTTGATTCGGAATCCGATCTTAGCTCTAAGCCATCGCTTAGTTCGTTCACCTGGGTCGGGCAGACGTCAAAAAGAGTGCACCTTGAATCCAACGGTTCTTCTTCGTTCAAATTCAACGCTCTCATTTCTCTTCCAGGCGTCTACAACATGAACAATCTTCGCGTCCTCGCGAAAATTTCCGAGCTACACGAACCTGAAGGAAGTTTGATCCTTCAAAAACCGTGTCCGCCTAGCTTTGTCGTGGTTGAGAACAATTTTAAAACCCATAACTGGCAAAAGCAAGTATGA
- the LOC136928425 gene encoding trafficking protein particle complex subunit 8-like isoform X2: MAQCTQSAHEFIQSAFCPMVAVMCSEDAEKICQKNNLSFVEMVRPFCHLTSEAHIRDPSGVIHPVKNWRIRLVEMSATHPPQHVVNKLLSEVVSRTQPINTDPNSYTPEVQVKASTPWFEAFRDCFFQLVKPSDHEFIRHFLACLIVVSSQHADPMNAFATMSSQQIEQQSEHHGHFKWFSSTVFKYHLLLHDVSGGEESKAEAVYQSMKSVYGQNACHLLQINSVYHTGSNPRPNLPDPWSQFIIPTGEDSLDWDDEEVDQDSQAVDDDPENCAVDENFDPEAAVEETDAGPGRVRNSPAPILIGPLTFDDGDEPEDKLPAKQSPCKLNDKHHHHLASHYRYFSSRHFSGGTRGTAPQRNHGLCLSLSDHDRIKIFVHELGYRGLLQYIEKLMRYLNEQILSRRGLHRSLFSATRKWFGGSKPAGLASRLVPGIIYSSDAPELYQRKLGDLAFLVQNYEFAYNCYHTAKREFNNEHAWFYFAGALEMAAVSAFMTSQRPYPTHYMETAIKTYLNACRQHQFAIRATLLSTEALKSRNVYLDSALQFMRMTAEESDLLCALLLEQAAHCFLHSNPPMIRKYTFNMILAGHRYSKSAQRKHSLRCYRQALHIYNEKSWHLAEDHINFTLGRQSFNLRLLEDAQIFFRQLLEYESLQEPEQQASYLREFLFVFKQLCDMKQKDKSQVNDLPVLPLPVIQQESTRVIPCYQHSMLQSKHQNERLLDGSVGTTNNFFNQSLPLNNQIAKNSNWTSIGHCSFADKFDPKVSRHWIQLEEETHESVSGAPLPPSFRPHVPCLSSKTDNSSRPHCVVKETVGVEVFLKNPLKIPLNLTNLLLLWKFTPKDQATSVSNEVSPRDDVVKTEVITNFDINGSETKAAHFALIPCQAGQLCITGVKYRLSSVAINGPIEEKFSTPPLTNSAMNAVSILGRLELEVKGPRLNNTKAEKTSVIHGKDNRLKLDVVPAMPLLEVSFSGFPSNLLCNEVVQTVAEFTNCSDCCLEKLYITTPNPEFFTFGGISSSSETNGKASGDVPKCKLSASDIRRVSEVPLPGNRLAPGYSTKLPVWIQGRKNAGKSMREVLFYYLSSENTSPKSYRVLQHAFEMTTNSSVAVRATARRNRHSPSSDDQNQLIVALDVESVARGDIARKFLEFSIVQVSCASRNWTLEPLSHHKTDGVVQVRYGETAVVQFKASKRQADLPSSSDDLHFSHVCFVKDEIPASCSPWVDFFFRSESWQEQRNLAQSQLSAETTSYDTSQVDIGLIVFWQTSYIDKEFQKQLVNGQNHVTISRLAETVSAVTQAAPVPLPESSSSSETASPPSAFTGVSNSELLVKYSLRHPARVQLDFNTSRLAWVAVELVLHNCCSLPVDVFVELFPRVGNSRPSTETSSGNTTSEQSIAFDSESDLSSKPSLSSFTWVGQTSKRVHLESNGSSSFKFNALISLPGVYNMNNLRVLAKISELHEPEGSLILQKPCPPSFVVVENNFKTHNWQKQV; the protein is encoded by the exons ATGGCTCAATGCACGCAGAGTGCACACGAGTTCATACAGAGTGCATTTTGCCCTATGGTCGCTGTTATGTGCAGTGAGGATGCCGAGAAAATTTGCCAAAAGAACAACTTAAGTTTCGTGGAAATGGTGCGACCATTTTGTCATCTAACAAGTGAAG CTCATATCCGAGATCCCTCAGGTGTAATCCACCCAGTAAAGAACTGGCGTATTAGACTGGTTGAAATGTCTGCTACTCACCCACCTCAGCATGTTGTCAACAAACTTTTGAGTGAAGTTGTTTCACGCACACAGCCAATTAATACTGATCCCAATTCATATACTCCGGAAGTACAGGTTAAGG CCTCTACTCCGTGGTTTGAAGCCTTTAGAGACTGCTTCTTCCAGCTGGTAAAACCCTCTGACCATGAATTTATCAGGCACTTTTTAGCTT GTCTTATAGTTGTATCATCTCAGCATGCTGACCCCATGAATGCTTTTGCCACCATGAGCTCCCAGCAGATTGAGCAGCAATCAGAACATCATGGACATTTTAAATGGTTCAGCAGCACTGTATTCAAATATCACTTGCTTTTGCATGATGTCAGTGGGGGCGAAGAATCAAA GGCAGAAGCTGTTTACCAGAGTATGAAGTCTGTTTATGGCCAAAATGCTTGTCATCTGCTACAGATTAATTCAGTGTATCACACAGGAAGCAATCCACGACCAAACTTACCTGATCCATGGAGTCAGTTTATTATACCAACTGGCGAAGACAGCCTG GACTGGGATGATGAGGAAGTTGATCAAGACAGCCAGGCTGTGGATGATGATCCCGAGAACTGTGCCGTCGACGAGAACTTTGATCCCGAAGCTGCAGTTGAAGAAACAGATGCGGGACCAGGGCGTGTCCGAAACAGCCCTGCCCCTATTTTAATTGGCCCTCTAACCTTTGACGACGGAGATGAGCCAGAGGACAAGCTTCCAGCAAAGCAGTCGCCCTGCAAATTGAACGACAAACATCATCACCACCTTGCAAGTCATTATCGTTACTTTTCTAGTCGGCATTTCTCGGGTGGCACCAGAGGAACAGCGCCTCAGAGAAATCATGGATTGTGCTTGAGTCTGAGTGATCATGATAGGATCAAAATTTTTGTTCATGAGTTGGGTTATAGGGGTCTTCTCCAGTACATTGAAAAATTGATGAGATACCTTAATGAACAG attCTATCTCGTAGAGGTCTTCATCGCTCCCTCTTCTCCGCAACCAGAAAGTGGTTTGGAGGAAGCAAACCAGCTGGATTGGCTTCTCGTTTGGTACCTGGAATCAT TTACTCAAGTGATGCCCCTGAACTTTACCAGCGCAAACTGGGGGATCTGGCCTTTCTCGTCCAAAACTATGAATTTGCATATAACTGTTACCATACCGCTAAAAGAGAATTCAACAACGAGCATGCTTGGTTTTACTTTGCTGGAGCACTG GAAATGGCAGCTGTATCGGCTTTCATGACGTCACAGCGTCCTTATCCTACCCACTACATGGAAACTGCTATCAAAACGTACCTTAATGCATGCAG ACAACATCAGTTTGCTATCAGGGCAACTCTCCTGAGTACTGAAGCGCTGAAGTCACGCAATGTTTATCTCGACTCTGCCTTGCAGTTTATGCGCATGACTGCTGAG GAATCTGATCTTCTCTGCGCGTTGCTTTTGGAACAAGCAGCACACTGCTTTCTTCATAGTAACCCTCCAATGATACGCAAATACACTTTCAACATGATCTTGGCAGGTCATCGTTACAGCAAATCTGCTCAG AGGAAGCATTCGTTGAGATGTTACCGTCAAGCCCTTCATATTTATAACGAAAAATCATGGCATCTGGCAGAG GATCACATTAACTTTACTCTTGGTCGGCAGTCTTTTAATTTGCGCTTGTTGGAAGATGCGCAAATATTCTTCAGACAACTTTTAGAGTACGAGAGTCTACAAGAACCTGAACAGCAAGCTTCTTACCTCAGAgagtttctgtttgtttttaag CAACTTTGCGACatgaaacaaaaagacaagTCGCAAGTTAACGACTTGCCCGTCTTGCCATTACCAGTGATACAACAAGAGTCTACGAGAGTAATTCCTTGTTATCAACACAGTATGCTTCAAAGTAAACACCAAAACGAGAGACTACTGGATGGTAGTGTCGGAACAacgaataatttttttaatcagtCGCTCCCTCTGAATAATCAAATAGCAAAAAATAGCAATTGGACTTCAATAGGACATTGTTCCTTTGCGGATAAATTCGATCCCAAGGTTTCTCGGCATTGGATTCAGTTGGAGGAAGAGACACATGAAAGTGTCAGTGGCGCACCTTTGCCGCCATCTTTTCGTCCTCATGTACCTTGTTTAAGTTCAAAGACAGATAACAGCTCAAGGCCTCATTGCGTCGTCAAAG AAACTGTTGGTGTTGAGGTTTTTCTGAAGAACCCGTTAAAAATTCCTTTGAATCTGACCAATCTCCTTTTACTTTGGAAGTTTACCCCAAAGGATCAAGCAACTAGCGTATCTAATGAG GTCTCTCCAAGAGATGATGTAGTTAAAACTGAAGTGATCACGAATTTTGATATCAATGGAAGTGAAACAAAGGCT GCTCATTTTGCACTTATACCATGCCAGGCAGGGCAGCTCTGCATTACAGGTGTCAAATATAGGCTGAGTAGTGTGGCTATAAATGGACCGATTGAGGAAAAGTTCTCCACACCGCCCCTCACAAACTCAGCCATGAATGCCGTTAGCATCTTGGGGAGGCTTGAGTTGGAAGTGAAGGGCCCAAGACTAAACAACACAAAAGCGGAGAAGACCAGTGTCATTCATGGAAAAGATAATAGACTGAAGTTGGATGTGGTGCCTGCCATGCCACTTCTTGAG GTTTCTTTTAGTGGATTTCCCTCCAACCTTCTTTGTAATGAAGTCGTGCAAACTGTCGCCGAGTTCACTAACTGCAGCGACTGCTGTCTTGAAAAGCTTTACATCACCACTCCCAACCCGGAATTCTTTACTTTCGGTGGGATATCGTCGTCAAGTGAAACGAACGGAAAAGCGTCTGGAGACGTCCCTAAATGTAAGTTATCTGCCAGCGACATAAGGCGAGTGTCCGAAGTTCCACTCCCAGGCAATAGACTTGCACCTGGATATTCCACTAAGCTGCCAGTTTGGATTCAAGGTCGTAAGAATGCAGGCAAGTCGATGCGGGAGGTGTTGTTTTATTACCTGTCTTCAGAAAACACGTCTCCAAAGAG TTACCGCGTCCTTCAGCATGCGTTCGAAATGACTACCAACAGTTCCGTTGCTGTACGTGCCACTGCAAGGCGAAACAGACACTCGCCAAG CTCTGATGACCAAAATCAACTGATTGTGGCGCTTGATGTGGAAAGTGTAGCTCGG GGTGACATCGCAAGGAAATTTCTAGAATTTTCCATTGTTCAAGTGTCGTGTGCGAGCAGAAACTGGACCCTAGAACCTCTGAGTCACCACAAGACAG ATGGAGTAGTGCAAGTGAGGTATGGAGAAACGGCAGTTGTTCAGTTCAAAGCATCAAAGCGGCAAG CGGATTTACCTTCATCTTCGGATGATCTTCACTTCAGCCATGTTTGCTTTGTAAAGGATGAA ATTCCCGCCTCGTGTTCTCCATGGGTGGACTTTTTCTTCAGATCAGAGTCGTGGCAAGAGCAGAGAAATCTCGCCCAGAGTCAGTTATCCGCCGAGACGACATCATATGACACATCACAAGTGGATATTGGCTTGATTGTCTTTTGGCAG ACTTCGTACATAGACAAGGAGTTTCAGAAGCAACTCGTCAATGGTCAAAATCATGTGACTATTAGCAGACTGGCGGAAACTGTATCAGCTGTCACACAAGCAGCGCCG GTGCCTCTCCCTGAGTCTTCATCATCGAGCGAAACAGCCTCGCCGCCCAGTGCCTTCACTGGTGTCAGCAACAGCGAATTACTGGTCAAATATTCATTGCGGCATCCAGCGCGTGTTCAACTTGATTTTAACACTAGCAG attggCATGGGTTGCTGTTGAATTGGTGTTACACAACTGTTGCTCTTTACCTgttgatgtgtttgtagaacTATTCCCAAG AGTTGGAAACTCGAGGCCAAGCACTGAAACGTCATCGGGTAACACGACATCAGAACAGTCCATCGCCTTTGATTCGGAATCCGATCTTAGCTCTAAGCCATCGCTTAGTTCGTTCACCTGGGTCGGGCAGACGTCAAAAAGAGTGCACCTTGAATCCAACGGTTCTTCTTCGTTCAAATTCAACGCTCTCATTTCTCTTCCAGGCGTCTACAACATGAACAATCTTCGCGTCCTCGCGAAAATTTCCGAGCTACACGAACCTGAAGGAAGTTTGATCCTTCAAAAACCGTGTCCGCCTAGCTTTGTCGTGGTTGAGAACAATTTTAAAACCCATAACTGGCAAAAGCAAGTATGA